A genomic segment from Myxococcales bacterium encodes:
- a CDS encoding DUF2330 domain-containing protein, producing MKTTFAAACLAAFSLLAPRAEAFCGFYVSGADAKLFNNATQVVLMREGTRTVLSMQNNYQGPTGDFAMVVPVPIVLQEENVKTLPRAIFDRIDALTAPRLVEYWEQDPCAALEEAKGRGGPPGMAPRAAAAPAREKSDLGVTVEAEFTVGEYQIVILSAKDSSGLDAWLRQEKYKIPEGAEAYLRPYVQSGSKFFVAKVDAKKVKFEDGMVTLSPLRFHYDTETFSLPVRLGLMNSKGTQDLIVNVLARAQRYEVANYPNVTIPTNIEVADDVRTRFGGFYTALFDRTMERTPKAVVTEYSWDASSCDPCPTPALTPNELTTLGADALPSSQGSPTSPGRESPVVAPPQTRPGGPMNPMPTRLGRRPWGGGGFVLTRLHARYTKDAVGEDLVFRAAPPIAGGREQRQGNGLEKGATPGGMNNFQGRYIIRHPWTGAVACNNPRRGVWGGPPGGAPQNKPTSLTNAAFAPRGQVQLTSMVMESVPELGIEKAGGAAQRVATATGSGASPTSPGAEAKGRGCAGCATAPASASLSPWALSALVALAFAKRRSAKRP from the coding sequence ATGAAGACCACATTTGCTGCCGCTTGCCTCGCCGCCTTCAGCCTCCTCGCTCCCCGCGCCGAGGCCTTCTGCGGCTTCTACGTCAGCGGTGCTGACGCGAAGCTCTTCAACAACGCGACGCAGGTCGTGCTCATGCGCGAAGGCACTCGGACTGTGCTCTCGATGCAGAACAACTACCAGGGCCCTACCGGCGATTTCGCGATGGTGGTGCCGGTTCCCATCGTGCTCCAAGAAGAGAACGTCAAGACGCTGCCCCGGGCCATCTTCGATCGCATCGATGCGCTGACGGCGCCGCGCCTCGTCGAATACTGGGAGCAAGATCCCTGCGCTGCCCTCGAGGAGGCAAAAGGTCGTGGGGGACCGCCCGGTATGGCGCCGCGCGCCGCCGCTGCCCCGGCCCGGGAGAAGAGCGACCTCGGCGTCACCGTGGAGGCCGAATTCACCGTGGGCGAGTACCAGATCGTGATCTTGAGCGCGAAGGACTCTTCCGGTCTCGACGCCTGGCTGCGCCAAGAGAAGTACAAGATCCCCGAGGGCGCCGAGGCGTACCTCCGGCCGTACGTGCAGTCCGGAAGCAAGTTCTTCGTGGCAAAGGTCGACGCCAAGAAGGTGAAGTTCGAAGACGGGATGGTCACGCTCTCGCCGCTCCGCTTTCACTACGACACCGAGACGTTCTCGCTTCCGGTGCGCCTCGGACTCATGAACTCCAAGGGCACGCAGGACCTCATCGTCAACGTGCTCGCTCGGGCGCAGCGCTACGAGGTGGCGAACTACCCGAACGTGACCATCCCGACCAACATCGAGGTGGCCGACGACGTCCGCACGCGCTTCGGTGGCTTCTACACGGCGCTCTTCGATCGCACCATGGAGCGCACGCCGAAGGCCGTTGTCACCGAGTACTCGTGGGACGCGTCGTCGTGCGATCCGTGCCCCACGCCAGCGCTGACGCCGAACGAGCTGACGACGCTGGGGGCCGACGCGCTCCCGTCGTCGCAGGGCAGCCCCACGTCGCCAGGCCGTGAGTCACCTGTCGTCGCGCCGCCTCAAACGCGACCGGGAGGTCCGATGAATCCGATGCCCACAAGGCTCGGCCGCCGGCCTTGGGGTGGCGGAGGCTTCGTTTTGACGCGATTGCATGCGCGTTACACCAAAGACGCCGTGGGCGAAGACCTCGTCTTCCGTGCCGCGCCGCCCATCGCTGGCGGCCGAGAGCAGCGGCAAGGGAACGGCCTCGAGAAGGGCGCGACGCCCGGCGGCATGAACAACTTCCAAGGTCGGTACATCATCCGGCACCCGTGGACCGGCGCCGTCGCTTGCAACAATCCGCGCCGCGGCGTGTGGGGCGGTCCGCCCGGCGGCGCCCCGCAGAACAAGCCCACGAGCCTCACCAACGCCGCCTTCGCGCCGCGGGGCCAGGTGCAGCTCACGTCGATGGTGATGGAGTCGGTGCCCGAGCTCGGCATCGAGAAGGCGGGCGGCGCGGCGCAGCGCGTCGCGACGGCGACCGGCTCGGGCGCGTCGCCGACGTCGCCGGGAGCGGAGGCCAAAGGGCGAGGCTGCGCCGGGTGCGCGACGGCGCCGGCATCAGCGTCGCTGTCGCCCTGGGCGCTCTCGGCGCTCGTCGCGCTCGCCTTCGCGAAGCGTCGCTCGGCGAAGAGGCCGTGA
- a CDS encoding DUF2878 domain-containing protein yields MRAALSFVTLQTGWFACVLGAAKGWPWLGPVFVAALLFVHLRRRPAHARRAEAAMLALSTLMGFAIDTALLQAGTLVLPGASVSPPWLVALWPNFAAATAAGGSLRSFARRPVAAALLGAVAAPLAYDGGSRMGAMTLGEPRATSWLTLAVVWLFVLPGVFLVRPARRW; encoded by the coding sequence ATGCGAGCCGCACTCTCCTTCGTCACCCTTCAAACGGGCTGGTTCGCGTGCGTGCTCGGCGCCGCAAAGGGATGGCCTTGGCTCGGACCGGTGTTCGTCGCAGCGCTCCTCTTCGTTCACCTTCGAAGAAGACCAGCCCACGCTCGCAGGGCCGAGGCCGCGATGCTCGCGCTGAGTACGCTCATGGGCTTCGCGATCGACACGGCGCTCCTTCAAGCGGGCACGCTCGTCTTGCCGGGGGCCTCGGTCTCGCCGCCGTGGCTCGTCGCCCTCTGGCCCAACTTCGCCGCGGCGACGGCGGCCGGCGGAAGTCTCCGCTCGTTCGCTCGGCGCCCCGTCGCTGCCGCGCTTCTCGGGGCCGTCGCCGCCCCGCTCGCGTACGACGGCGGCTCGCGCATGGGCGCCATGACGCTCGGCGAACCGCGGGCGACCTCATGGCTCACGCTCGCCGTTGTGTGGCTCTTCGTCTTGCCGGGCGTCTTCTTGGTGCGCCCGGCTCGACGTTGGTGA
- a CDS encoding PLP-dependent transferase codes for MSNAERPRALASLLVSAGRPRAQGSPLNVPLVPASNFVLGGARGYARDDGTPTWEALEELLGHLEAGDSVAFASGMAAIAAIFDELTSGATVVVPTDCYQGVKRLALEGQRKKRWSVEQLATDDTAGWLRACSYADLLWLESPSNPLLVVADLRAICAAPRKPEAILAVDNTFATPLNQQPLELGADVSVQSATKLIGGHSDLLAGVATTRRRSLYDSLRQAREVRGATPGVLEAFLAVRGARTMALRMERAESTALALARRLESHPHVRVTRYPGLESHPTHQVAKAQLRGFGTVISFDVAGGAEEADRVCERTTLIRHATSLGAVESTLERRAAIPGQEHLPPSLLRLSVGIEDPHDLWADLSDALL; via the coding sequence CGGCAGGCCGTCCGCGAGCCCAGGGCTCGCCCTTGAACGTGCCGCTCGTTCCAGCGTCCAACTTCGTCCTTGGCGGCGCGCGCGGATACGCGCGCGACGACGGCACGCCGACTTGGGAGGCGCTCGAAGAACTGCTCGGTCACCTCGAGGCCGGCGATTCCGTCGCTTTTGCTTCTGGCATGGCGGCCATCGCAGCAATCTTCGACGAGCTCACGAGCGGCGCGACCGTGGTGGTGCCCACCGACTGCTACCAGGGCGTGAAGCGTTTGGCGCTCGAGGGGCAGCGGAAGAAGCGTTGGTCCGTCGAGCAACTTGCGACCGACGACACCGCGGGCTGGCTTCGCGCCTGTTCGTACGCCGATCTTCTTTGGCTTGAGTCTCCGTCGAACCCGCTGCTCGTCGTGGCCGACCTCCGCGCCATCTGCGCGGCGCCGCGCAAGCCCGAGGCGATCCTCGCCGTCGACAACACCTTCGCGACGCCCCTCAATCAGCAGCCCCTCGAGCTCGGAGCCGACGTCTCGGTGCAATCCGCGACGAAGCTCATCGGCGGACACTCCGACTTGCTCGCCGGCGTGGCGACGACGCGGAGGCGATCCCTCTACGACTCGTTGCGACAGGCGCGGGAGGTCCGAGGTGCCACGCCTGGCGTGCTCGAGGCGTTCCTCGCGGTACGTGGCGCACGCACCATGGCCTTGCGCATGGAGCGAGCAGAAAGCACGGCCCTGGCGCTCGCGCGGCGCTTGGAGAGCCATCCCCACGTCCGAGTGACTCGCTATCCCGGGCTCGAATCGCACCCGACACACCAAGTGGCAAAGGCGCAGCTCCGCGGCTTCGGGACGGTGATCTCGTTCGACGTCGCCGGCGGCGCCGAGGAGGCCGACCGGGTCTGCGAGCGCACCACGCTCATCCGTCATGCGACGAGCCTTGGCGCCGTTGAGTCGACCCTAGAGCGGCGCGCTGCCATTCCCGGACAGGAACACCTCCCGCCCTCGCTGCTTCGGTTGAGCGTAGGCATCGAGGACCCTCACGACCTCTGGGCCGACCTGTCCGACGCGCTCCTGTGA